A genomic segment from Saprospiraceae bacterium encodes:
- a CDS encoding TerB family tellurite resistance protein has product MIIFGTRGVKSTLKEGSFHCPQCECNKNYKHKKVTKFFTLYFIPIIPLERLGEFVECQSCKGTFITKVLDYRKDAASDQFLSEYEKAMKHCMVLIMLADGEVDENEMAMVQKIVNKFGHNDITLDELEQYVKQVEQNREDIATYLKKVTPSLNEHGKEIIIKCALSVAAADGNIDASEIKLIQEMANVMEMSSSHFKGILSEMMNPQEEQFSQN; this is encoded by the coding sequence ATGATTATTTTCGGTACAAGGGGGGTAAAATCCACCCTGAAGGAAGGTTCGTTCCATTGCCCCCAATGCGAATGCAATAAAAATTATAAACATAAGAAAGTTACCAAATTCTTTACCCTGTATTTTATCCCAATCATTCCGCTAGAAAGGCTCGGTGAATTTGTAGAATGTCAAAGCTGTAAAGGAACCTTTATTACTAAAGTATTGGATTATAGAAAAGACGCTGCTTCTGATCAGTTTTTATCCGAATATGAAAAAGCCATGAAACATTGTATGGTACTCATTATGTTAGCAGACGGTGAGGTTGATGAAAATGAAATGGCTATGGTTCAGAAAATTGTCAACAAGTTTGGGCATAATGATATTACCCTAGATGAGTTGGAACAATATGTGAAACAAGTTGAACAAAATAGGGAAGACATTGCTACCTATCTCAAAAAAGTAACACCTTCTTTAAATGAGCATGGGAAGGAAATTATCATAAAATGTGCCTTATCCGTAGCGGCGGCAGATGGAAACATTGACGCTTCAGAAATAAAACTCATCCAAGAAATGGCAAACGTAATGGAAATGTCGTCCTCCCACTTTAAAGGCATCCTAAGTGAGATGATGAATCCCCAAGAAGAGCAATTCTCGCAAAATTAA
- the mgrA gene encoding L-glyceraldehyde 3-phosphate reductase → MSQIHKTHSDYYLAAADRYDKMIYRRTGKSGLMLPALSIGLWHNFGFTDNFENARDLLKCAFDHGITHFDLANNYGPPYGAAEENFGRIFKKDFLKYRDELVLSTKAGWDMWPGPYGNFGSRKYLIASLDQSLKRMGVDYVDIFYHHRPDPETPLEETMGALDHIVRQGKALYVGISQYSAADTAKAAKLLRDMGTPCLIHQPRYSMFDRWVEDGLLDELEQQGMGAIAFSPLEQGVLTNKYLKGFPEDSRAVRDGRYLKKEQIGEVLLGKIRALNAIAEARGQSLAQMAVAWLLKDSRITSVLVGVSRISQLLDNLKALDNLNFGAEELSRIEGVLKG, encoded by the coding sequence ATGAGTCAAATCCATAAAACACATTCTGATTATTACCTGGCAGCAGCAGATCGATACGATAAAATGATCTATCGACGGACCGGCAAAAGTGGCCTGATGCTGCCTGCGCTTTCTATAGGCTTGTGGCACAACTTCGGCTTTACGGATAATTTTGAAAATGCCAGGGACTTGTTAAAATGCGCCTTTGATCATGGCATCACGCATTTCGACCTGGCGAATAATTACGGGCCACCCTATGGGGCTGCCGAAGAGAATTTTGGTCGAATCTTCAAAAAAGATTTTCTAAAATACCGTGATGAATTGGTCTTGTCGACCAAAGCAGGATGGGATATGTGGCCAGGCCCCTATGGCAATTTTGGGTCTCGGAAATACCTGATTGCCAGTCTGGATCAAAGTCTCAAACGCATGGGCGTCGATTATGTCGATATTTTTTACCACCATCGCCCTGATCCTGAAACGCCATTGGAGGAAACAATGGGGGCCTTGGATCATATCGTCCGTCAGGGGAAGGCTTTGTATGTAGGCATTTCTCAGTATAGTGCCGCGGATACTGCCAAAGCTGCTAAATTGCTGCGCGACATGGGCACGCCATGCCTTATTCACCAACCCCGCTATAGCATGTTCGACCGTTGGGTGGAAGATGGTTTATTGGATGAATTGGAGCAGCAAGGGATGGGCGCCATTGCCTTTTCTCCGCTCGAACAGGGTGTTTTGACAAACAAATACTTAAAAGGTTTCCCTGAAGATTCGCGAGCGGTGCGGGATGGCCGCTACCTGAAAAAGGAGCAGATTGGTGAGGTTCTATTGGGCAAAATAAGGGCACTTAACGCCATTGCTGAGGCGCGTGGCCAAAGTCTGGCTCAGATGGCAGTAGCCTGGTTGCTCAAGGATAGTCGAATCACCTCTGTTTTGGTAGGCGTTAGTCGGATTAGTCAGTTATTGGATAATTTAAAGGCCCTGGATAATTTAAACTTTGGTGCTGAGGAGTTGTCGAGGATTGAAGGGGTGCTGAAGGGGTAG
- a CDS encoding S8/S53 family peptidase, with protein sequence MFKNWLFLLLLLRSFSTNAQTLSPLPGEMIVQLKPKYSFQSLLQHKANLALAIKTYRQISADQNIYLVYFDPTQKANGDLFEAFQTYSQVLMARPNYPIQTRATPSDPNYDRQWNLDLIQAPEAWDITTGGTTLEKDTIVVAIMDTGFNIDHEDMKENIWHNSEELPGNGKDDDNNGYTDDYRGWNFANNSPNHASSSHGHRAASIIGASGNNGKGIAGVSWQVKLLPITISNEAHAIEAFDYLIALRKKYNETQGTAGAFIVVNSNSWGLPNRFCQTDDFWKSLHDRLGAVGILTAGATSNNNINVDEEGDVPSTCTSDFLITVLNSTQADKKHTQTGYSKVSIDLAAPGENSAALGLNSDYQSFSGTSAAAPHVAGAIALLYSLPCAGLAEDALSRPAETALQIRQAILDGVDPIAGLEDFTVTGGRLNVLKAMEGLQANCGNEPAPFAIQKIYPNPTWNWLNIEFSVPDFEKAYPLAIYNMLGQLIFSDQVKAARFGEIRYALDVTQFSPGAYVIVFGEEGNTINRKVVIH encoded by the coding sequence ATGTTCAAAAATTGGCTATTCCTTTTACTGCTTCTGCGCTCCTTTTCAACTAATGCACAAACACTTTCCCCATTACCTGGAGAAATGATTGTACAATTAAAGCCTAAGTATAGCTTTCAGTCCCTGCTACAACATAAGGCAAATCTTGCGCTAGCTATTAAAACCTATAGACAAATCAGTGCCGACCAAAATATTTACCTGGTTTATTTTGATCCCACACAAAAGGCAAATGGTGACCTGTTTGAAGCTTTCCAGACCTATTCCCAGGTATTGATGGCCCGACCTAATTATCCCATTCAAACCCGTGCCACTCCTAGCGACCCCAACTACGACCGGCAATGGAACCTGGACTTGATCCAAGCGCCGGAAGCCTGGGATATCACCACTGGTGGGACTACCTTAGAAAAGGATACGATCGTAGTGGCCATTATGGATACGGGTTTCAACATCGACCATGAGGATATGAAGGAAAATATTTGGCACAACTCGGAAGAGCTGCCAGGCAATGGAAAAGATGACGATAATAATGGCTATACGGATGATTACCGAGGTTGGAACTTTGCCAATAATAGCCCCAATCATGCTAGCAGTTCCCATGGTCATCGGGCAGCCTCGATTATTGGAGCCAGCGGGAATAACGGCAAAGGAATTGCAGGGGTAAGCTGGCAAGTCAAACTGTTGCCAATCACCATTTCAAATGAAGCACATGCCATCGAGGCTTTCGACTACCTCATTGCCTTGCGAAAAAAATACAACGAAACCCAAGGCACCGCAGGTGCATTTATTGTAGTCAATAGCAACTCTTGGGGTTTACCTAACCGGTTTTGCCAAACAGATGATTTCTGGAAATCACTGCACGACAGGTTAGGCGCGGTGGGTATTCTCACAGCGGGTGCCACTTCCAATAATAATATAAATGTGGATGAAGAAGGTGACGTTCCTTCTACCTGTACCAGCGATTTTCTGATCACCGTACTCAATTCGACCCAAGCAGATAAAAAGCATACACAAACGGGGTATAGCAAGGTCTCCATAGACCTGGCTGCTCCTGGCGAAAACTCGGCCGCACTTGGCCTCAATAGTGACTACCAAAGTTTTTCAGGTACTTCAGCCGCCGCGCCACATGTGGCAGGTGCTATTGCCTTACTCTACAGCCTTCCCTGCGCAGGGTTAGCAGAGGACGCCCTATCCCGCCCCGCTGAAACAGCCTTACAAATCAGGCAAGCCATCCTGGATGGGGTTGACCCGATCGCTGGTTTGGAGGACTTTACGGTGACGGGAGGGCGGCTCAATGTCTTAAAAGCCATGGAAGGGCTTCAGGCGAATTGTGGAAATGAACCTGCTCCTTTTGCTATTCAAAAAATCTACCCCAACCCAACCTGGAATTGGCTGAATATTGAATTTAGTGTGCCTGATTTTGAAAAAGCTTATCCTCTCGCCATTTATAATATGCTAGGGCAGTTGATTTTCAGCGACCAAGTAAAAGCTGCTCGCTTTGGCGAAATACGCTATGCACTTGATGTCACTCAATTTAGTCCGGGGGCTTATGTAATCGTCTTTGGAGAAGAGGGGAATACCATTAATAGGAAGGTGGTTATTCATTAG
- a CDS encoding MotA/TolQ/ExbB proton channel family protein has product MFYQTLLLFQEASAELEREADSQSFFSIIAQGGIMGILIVVALFILSVIALYIFVERYLTIKRAGRVDQHFINNIRANVSAGNIQGAKALCASTDSPVARMVEKGLQRIGKPLRDIDAAIENVGNLEIFKLEKNLSTLASIAGAAPMIGFFGTVTGMILAFYKMATEQNVTPDVLAGGIYQALITTAFGLFIGILAFVGYNVLVANVEKVVFEMERTTVEFMDLLQEPTG; this is encoded by the coding sequence ATGTTTTACCAAACTTTGCTGTTGTTTCAGGAAGCATCAGCTGAACTAGAACGAGAAGCAGATTCACAGAGCTTTTTTAGTATTATTGCCCAGGGCGGTATCATGGGGATTCTGATTGTGGTAGCGCTCTTTATACTTTCTGTCATAGCATTGTATATTTTTGTAGAGCGCTACTTGACCATCAAGCGAGCAGGTCGAGTCGATCAGCACTTTATCAATAATATCAGGGCAAATGTTTCAGCTGGGAATATTCAAGGTGCCAAAGCACTTTGCGCATCTACGGATTCTCCGGTAGCCAGAATGGTGGAAAAAGGTTTGCAGCGGATTGGGAAACCACTTCGTGACATCGACGCCGCCATCGAGAATGTGGGCAACCTCGAAATTTTTAAACTGGAAAAGAACCTCTCTACGCTAGCAAGTATTGCAGGTGCGGCTCCAATGATTGGCTTCTTTGGGACCGTGACGGGTATGATCCTCGCCTTTTACAAAATGGCAACGGAGCAAAACGTTACCCCCGATGTGTTGGCCGGAGGGATTTACCAGGCCCTTATTACTACTGCATTTGGCCTCTTTATTGGTATTCTCGCCTTTGTGGGGTACAACGTGCTTGTGGCAAATGTAGAAAAAGTGGTGTTTGAAATGGAGCGAACCACTGTTGAGTTTATGGATTTATTGCAAGAACCAACCGGCTAA
- a CDS encoding biopolymer transporter ExbD → MGLKKRSKVSAEFSMSSLTDIIFLLLIFFMLTSTLVKIQPFQLPKSDSKTVASTSVVVTIEKSGKFTLNNKEISPLALEQALRQQVRTMENRDNVAVTIVAEVGTSFDEVVKVMNMAAKLKVKAIIATEPLS, encoded by the coding sequence ATGGGATTAAAAAAGCGAAGTAAAGTCAGTGCAGAATTTTCGATGTCGTCTTTGACGGATATCATCTTTTTGCTGTTGATCTTTTTTATGCTCACCTCTACCTTGGTGAAGATTCAGCCTTTCCAACTTCCAAAGTCTGACTCCAAGACCGTTGCCTCTACTTCGGTAGTCGTGACCATCGAAAAATCAGGTAAGTTTACCTTGAATAATAAAGAAATAAGCCCATTGGCTTTGGAACAAGCCCTTCGTCAACAGGTTCGTACCATGGAAAATAGAGATAATGTGGCCGTAACCATTGTGGCGGAGGTAGGTACTTCCTTCGATGAGGTAGTAAAAGTGATGAATATGGCTGCTAAACTAAAGGTCAAAGCTATTATTGCTACCGAGCCGCTTAGTTAG
- a CDS encoding biopolymer transporter ExbD, with amino-acid sequence MGLKKRSKVSAEFSMSSLTDIIFLLLIFFMLTSSLVSPNALNLKLPGSSTSKIPNTNNIDDVKITKGGSYYLNGKATSIEQLDSQLSRMARSKSGQLSITISPAKDTPVEDVIAVMDIAMRYNINGILATSLN; translated from the coding sequence ATGGGACTCAAAAAAAGAAGTAAAGTCAGTGCAGAGTTTTCGATGTCGTCCTTGACCGACATTATCTTTCTTTTGTTGATCTTTTTTATGTTGACTTCTTCCCTGGTATCACCCAATGCATTAAACCTTAAATTACCTGGAAGTTCCACGTCGAAAATTCCCAACACCAATAATATTGATGACGTAAAGATCACCAAAGGGGGAAGCTATTATCTGAATGGAAAAGCGACTTCAATAGAACAACTGGACAGCCAACTCAGTAGAATGGCTCGCTCCAAAAGTGGGCAATTGAGCATTACTATTTCACCAGCTAAAGATACGCCGGTGGAGGATGTGATTGCCGTGATGGATATTGCTATGCGTTACAATATCAATGGGATCCTTGCAACATCGTTAAATTGA
- the tolA gene encoding cell envelope integrity protein TolA yields MAEVLSQIEEKDKRRGMTVTVAAHIGLILLALLPLLTLPDPPPGQEGILVNLGLPDQGEGEENAAASAEEEEAAPEPEPEEAEEKAEEVVPVKPEPKKVEPTPEKEVVKTEDPEAIALKRKKEQERKAAEALAKEEALKKKAEDEAKRKAAEAEAAKKAEEARKKAEADNLKNQIGGLFGDGKGKGNTGTSGNQGDPNGDPDASKLEGISKGRGQVGGGLSSRGVSNTDTPTANFTREGTVVVYVCVDSAGKVISTEITQKGTTINDAQLHNIAMSSAKKWKFQPGEVDRQCGTITYNFKKQ; encoded by the coding sequence ATGGCAGAGGTTTTGTCACAAATAGAAGAAAAAGATAAAAGGCGAGGTATGACGGTCACTGTGGCCGCACATATTGGATTAATCCTTTTGGCGTTATTGCCTCTTTTAACACTCCCCGATCCTCCTCCAGGCCAGGAAGGCATCTTGGTTAATCTGGGTTTGCCAGACCAGGGAGAAGGAGAGGAAAATGCTGCCGCCTCTGCTGAAGAGGAAGAAGCGGCGCCCGAACCCGAACCTGAAGAAGCAGAAGAAAAAGCAGAAGAGGTGGTACCTGTAAAACCGGAACCTAAAAAGGTTGAACCTACTCCTGAAAAAGAAGTGGTTAAAACTGAAGATCCTGAAGCGATCGCCTTGAAGCGAAAAAAAGAACAGGAGCGCAAAGCCGCCGAAGCCCTGGCCAAAGAGGAAGCTTTAAAAAAGAAGGCGGAAGACGAAGCCAAACGCAAAGCCGCCGAAGCCGAAGCTGCTAAGAAAGCAGAAGAAGCACGCAAAAAAGCCGAGGCAGATAACCTTAAAAATCAAATTGGCGGCCTCTTTGGGGATGGCAAAGGCAAGGGAAATACCGGAACTTCCGGCAACCAAGGCGACCCCAATGGTGATCCCGATGCTTCTAAGCTGGAAGGCATTAGCAAAGGCCGTGGCCAAGTAGGTGGTGGCTTGAGTAGCCGAGGTGTTTCCAATACCGATACGCCTACCGCTAATTTTACCCGCGAAGGAACCGTAGTAGTCTATGTCTGCGTAGATAGCGCAGGTAAAGTCATTAGTACCGAAATCACCCAAAAAGGGACGACTATTAATGATGCGCAACTCCACAATATTGCCATGAGTAGTGCCAAAAAATGGAAGTTCCAACCCGGTGAAGTGGATCGACAATGCGGTACCATCACGTATAACTTTAAGAAACAATAA
- a CDS encoding folylpolyglutamate synthase/dihydrofolate synthase family protein, whose translation MSYQATLDYLFQQLPMFQRIGPAAFKKDLTNTIALCEALGNPQRKFKSIHIAGTNGKGSTAHMLAAVLQAAGYKVGLYTSPHYKDFRERIKVNGQLMKKSKVVDFVDQHASLFTSLSPSFFEITVALAFDYFAEQAVDFAVIETGLGGRLDSTNIILPELAIITNISFDHQQFLGDTLPLIAGEKAGIIKKGVPVVIGETQAETKQVFLDKARNLDAPSYFADQLLEATAVQQQLSHTLYDVKKGGRPWLEKLAVEVRADYQAKNIQTVLQSLLLLQANGMVQWTAANLRDGLGRLRSLTRFLGRWQILGEAPLLIVDSAHNEGGLQPTLQQLLQLPFEQLHIVMGMVSDKDATKVLTLYPPTARYYFAKADIPRGLDANLLRDKAREAGLHGRAYRSVRLALRAAKRHAKPQDVIFVGGSIFVVAEVV comes from the coding sequence ATGTCCTACCAAGCCACCCTTGACTACCTTTTCCAACAACTTCCGATGTTTCAGCGAATTGGTCCAGCTGCCTTCAAAAAGGACCTGACAAATACCATTGCCCTTTGTGAAGCACTGGGGAATCCACAGCGAAAATTCAAATCCATCCACATTGCAGGTACTAATGGCAAAGGCTCTACGGCCCACATGTTAGCTGCTGTTTTGCAAGCTGCGGGGTATAAGGTAGGCTTATATACTTCTCCCCATTACAAAGATTTCAGGGAGCGGATCAAGGTGAATGGGCAGCTGATGAAAAAAAGTAAAGTAGTTGATTTTGTCGACCAGCATGCATCCCTTTTTACTAGCCTTTCGCCTTCTTTTTTTGAAATCACCGTCGCATTGGCATTTGATTATTTTGCCGAACAAGCAGTGGATTTTGCAGTAATTGAGACGGGCTTAGGCGGCCGATTAGATTCCACGAATATTATTTTGCCTGAATTAGCGATCATCACCAATATCAGCTTTGATCACCAACAATTTTTAGGAGATACCCTTCCCCTGATTGCGGGAGAAAAGGCGGGGATCATTAAAAAAGGCGTGCCCGTGGTGATTGGAGAAACACAAGCGGAGACCAAACAGGTTTTCCTGGACAAGGCCCGAAACTTGGATGCACCTAGCTACTTTGCAGATCAGCTATTGGAGGCTACGGCTGTTCAACAGCAACTTTCCCATACTTTGTATGATGTAAAAAAGGGTGGGCGGCCTTGGCTCGAAAAATTGGCAGTTGAGGTGAGGGCTGATTACCAGGCCAAGAACATCCAAACCGTATTGCAAAGCCTGCTGCTCCTGCAAGCCAATGGTATGGTGCAATGGACAGCTGCCAACCTCCGGGACGGACTCGGGCGGCTCCGGTCGCTTACGCGCTTTCTGGGGCGCTGGCAAATCCTGGGTGAAGCCCCGCTCCTTATCGTCGACTCGGCCCACAATGAGGGTGGCCTCCAGCCAACCCTGCAGCAATTGCTCCAACTCCCTTTTGAACAACTTCATATCGTTATGGGAATGGTTAGTGATAAAGATGCGACCAAGGTGCTTACGCTCTATCCACCCACCGCCAGGTATTATTTTGCTAAAGCAGATATCCCCCGAGGCTTAGATGCCAACTTACTCCGAGACAAAGCTCGCGAAGCCGGCCTGCACGGTCGGGCTTATCGATCCGTTCGTCTTGCCCTCCGCGCTGCCAAGCGCCACGCTAAGCCACAAGATGTGATCTTTGTAGGTGGCAGTATCTTTGTGGTAGCAGAAGTGGTATAG
- a CDS encoding DKNYY domain-containing protein → MHKIGIVFSLFITLVSCDAGYKKENGTWVWVSYDEGAGRRVNPINLYSEKSFTVLRNKDYAKDKQAVFYKGGEIKGADPKTFEVINKGGYSKDEHNIFLDREKVIFANPNSFQLLEFPYAKDEDNVFCGTIPMKLSREEVQEFKVTNEDKLMAGMKTSTILSHFIELNPEYNWLDTFGMVVVITGEWGTGETNTRKFKGFQEIEKAE, encoded by the coding sequence ATGCATAAAATCGGAATCGTTTTTTCCCTTTTTATAACTTTAGTGTCCTGCGATGCTGGGTATAAAAAGGAAAATGGCACTTGGGTTTGGGTTTCATACGATGAAGGAGCAGGAAGAAGGGTAAACCCAATCAATCTTTATTCAGAAAAAAGCTTTACCGTATTGCGAAACAAGGATTACGCAAAGGATAAGCAAGCTGTTTTTTACAAAGGTGGGGAAATAAAAGGGGCAGACCCCAAAACATTTGAAGTCATCAATAAGGGAGGATATTCCAAAGACGAGCACAACATATTTCTCGATCGGGAAAAAGTGATATTTGCAAATCCAAATTCATTTCAATTGTTGGAATTTCCGTATGCTAAAGATGAGGACAATGTTTTTTGCGGAACAATACCCATGAAACTTAGTAGAGAGGAAGTGCAGGAATTTAAAGTCACCAATGAAGATAAGTTAATGGCAGGAATGAAAACGAGCACCATATTGTCTCATTTTATAGAACTTAACCCTGAATACAATTGGTTGGATACGTTCGGAATGGTTGTGGTAATCACGGGAGAATGGGGAACAGGTGAAACCAATACAAGAAAATTCAAGGGGTTCCAAGAAATTGAAAAAGCGGAATAA
- a CDS encoding PfaD family polyunsaturated fatty acid/polyketide biosynthesis protein — protein MSLTYKGSTNNLYWKGSPRAVAFDAEGIKEKLAKTEWPCFVVQDFRGRIGVSNEGEITSDGKGLHLLAMANTMTPAQLGDPTFCQDYKLKYAYKTGAMANGIASEELVIAVGKAGLLGSFGAAGLVPNRVLQAIEKIQGALPHQSYAFNLIHSPNEEALEAGAVKLFLEKGVHVVEASAFLALTEHIVHYRVAGLSQGADGKILIKNKVIAKVSRKEVALHFMAAAPDAFLEKLLAQGKISPLQAELATKVPMADDITVEADSGGHTDNRPLVALLPTIIQLRDELQEKYQFDQKIRIGAAGGISTPASALAAFMMGAAYVVTGSVNQACIESGTSEHVRQLLATVSSTDVMMAPASDMFEMGVELQVLKRGTLFGPRAKKLYEYYLRYNAIEDIPAEERLSLEKKVFQKPLETVWQDCIEFFQQRDPQQIERAKDNPHRKMALVFRWYLGLSSNWANAGTAGRATDYQIWCGPSMGAFNDWVKGTYLAAAQNRQAADVAEQIMQGATYLYRIRSLQMQGLVFPLAWEQFVPKRSAVEMGSLSV, from the coding sequence ATGAGTTTAACCTATAAGGGATCAACAAACAATTTATACTGGAAAGGTTCTCCGCGAGCTGTTGCCTTTGATGCGGAAGGAATCAAAGAAAAACTGGCCAAAACGGAATGGCCCTGTTTTGTCGTCCAGGATTTTCGGGGCAGAATTGGCGTAAGCAATGAAGGTGAAATCACTTCGGATGGAAAGGGCCTCCATTTGCTAGCTATGGCCAATACGATGACGCCGGCACAACTGGGCGATCCTACTTTCTGCCAGGACTACAAGCTAAAATACGCCTATAAAACGGGCGCCATGGCCAATGGCATTGCCTCTGAGGAATTGGTTATTGCGGTTGGGAAGGCCGGACTATTAGGCTCTTTTGGCGCGGCGGGCCTGGTGCCCAATCGGGTGTTGCAAGCCATCGAAAAGATCCAAGGGGCACTGCCCCATCAATCCTATGCTTTCAACCTGATCCATAGCCCCAATGAAGAAGCGCTAGAGGCTGGAGCCGTCAAGCTCTTTTTGGAAAAAGGCGTGCACGTGGTCGAAGCCTCTGCCTTTTTGGCCTTGACCGAGCACATTGTGCATTATCGCGTAGCTGGGTTAAGCCAGGGAGCTGATGGAAAAATCTTGATTAAAAACAAGGTCATCGCCAAGGTATCCAGAAAAGAAGTAGCCCTCCATTTTATGGCAGCAGCACCAGATGCTTTCCTGGAAAAGTTATTGGCCCAGGGGAAAATAAGTCCCCTACAAGCCGAATTAGCCACGAAGGTGCCTATGGCGGATGACATTACGGTCGAAGCAGACTCTGGTGGCCATACCGACAATCGCCCTTTAGTGGCACTACTACCTACGATCATCCAGCTACGAGATGAGTTGCAAGAAAAATACCAATTTGATCAAAAAATCCGGATTGGTGCAGCTGGTGGAATCTCCACCCCCGCTTCTGCCCTTGCAGCCTTTATGATGGGCGCGGCCTATGTGGTAACGGGGTCCGTCAACCAAGCCTGCATTGAATCGGGCACTTCTGAGCATGTGCGGCAATTACTGGCCACCGTTTCTTCTACCGATGTCATGATGGCACCTGCTTCTGACATGTTTGAAATGGGCGTAGAACTACAGGTATTGAAACGAGGAACACTCTTCGGCCCCCGCGCCAAAAAGTTATATGAATATTACCTGCGTTATAACGCCATTGAGGATATTCCAGCAGAAGAACGTTTGTCTTTGGAAAAAAAGGTATTCCAAAAGCCATTGGAAACGGTCTGGCAGGATTGTATCGAATTTTTCCAACAGCGAGATCCTCAGCAGATTGAAAGAGCAAAGGATAACCCCCATCGCAAAATGGCCTTGGTCTTTAGGTGGTACCTAGGGCTTTCTTCCAATTGGGCAAATGCCGGGACAGCTGGGAGAGCGACCGATTACCAAATCTGGTGTGGTCCTTCAATGGGTGCCTTTAATGATTGGGTAAAGGGAACTTACCTGGCTGCTGCTCAAAATCGACAGGCAGCCGATGTGGCGGAGCAAATTATGCAGGGTGCCACCTATCTTTATCGGATACGTTCTTTGCAGATGCAAGGGTTGGTATTTCCGTTGGCCTGGGAGCAGTTTGTGCCTAAACGGTCAGCGGTGGAAATGGGTTCGCTATCGGTTTAG